The genomic stretch CGGGCGGTTCGTTCAAGGTAATGCAGAGTTCGAACTGGAAGGTGTTCTACGAGAACCTGCACGACACGATGCACGCCCGCATTACTCACGAATCGTCATATGTTGCCGCACGTGAAGAGGCGAAAACGCTCGGGGAGATGCCTTTCGAGCTGCTGATCATGGATGGCAACGGCGAGCCGTACGAATTCTGGGAAAAGCTCGAGCTGCGCGCCTACCCCAACGGCCATGGCTATATGGAAGCCATCTTTGACCCCGCAGCGGCGACACGTGACCCGGTCTCACGCGCACATTTCAGTTCGCTCTCGGAGGCTTACGGCGAGGCCCGCGCGCGCGAAATCATGGGCATGAACCGCCACAACACCATTCTCTACGGCAGTGGTTCGCCGCATACGGTGTTCCAGCAGTTTCGCAAGATCATCCCGATCAGCGTCGACCACACGATGATCGAGATCCAGACCTTTCGCCTCAAGGGCGCACCACAGGCGGTGTTCGATCGTGCGCTGACCTATGCCAACCTGATCAACTCCCCCTCGTCAAACGTCATGCCCGATGACGTCGAGGTCTACAAGCGCTGCCAGGAAGGTAACCGCACCAACGGTGGGGACTGGGTCAGTCTCCACCGCTACCTCGGTACGGATCTTGAGACGCCGGATGGCTGGGTGTCGACCAACGGGACGAGCGAACTGCCGATGAGGAACCAGTTTGCCGCGTGGAAACAATACATGCTCAACCCGCCCGCTGTGACCGGCGCCGGACAGCTGCAATCGAACATGGAGGATGGCCATGCAACTGCTTGATCGCACTATTGATGTTTCAACGTCGCCGGTCACACCGGCATCGATATCCGCAGAGCAACAGCGCGCTGTAGAACTGTTTCTCTTCCATGAAGTGCGCCTGCTCGACGAACGGCGTTTTTCCGAATGGCTGGCGCTCTGGTCCGAGGATGGCCGTTATTGGGTGCCGCGCTTCCACGACCAGCTCAACCCCTTCGAGCAGATCTCCCTGTTCTGGGAAGACAGGATGCTGCGGGAGGTAAGGGTCCGGCGTGTTGAAAATGCCCGCAACTGGTCACAGCAACCGCCAACACGCAGTGCGCATGTCATCGGCAACATCACCATCGAAGGGGCTGACGCCGCGGGCAATCTGATTGTGCGGTCGACCTTCCAGCTCACTGAATGGCGGTCGGAGCAGCGTCAGCTCGCGGGGGTGGTGTTCCACAAGCTCGCTGCGGTCGACGATGGATGGGAGATCGTGCTCAAACGGGTGAACCTCGTGAATTGCGATGCCGTGTTCGCCAATCTGGAGGTTTTCATTTGAACACCACACCGGTTGTTCTTGCGCTGCATTATCAGAACGATGTTCTGCATCCAGATGGGCGCATCCGGATTGGCCTGGGCGATCAGGACCCCGCTCGTGAGGCCCTGATCGCAGCTGCGGGGCGACTGCTCGCGGGGGCACGCGCCGACGGCTGGCCACTCATTCATGTACGGATCGCGTTCCGGCCGGATTACGCAGACCTTGCACGCAATACGCCAATCTTCCGTCGCACGGAAGAGATCGGTGCGGTGCGTGACGGGGAATGGGGCGCCGGGTTCTTCGATACGCTGGCACCCGTGGAGAGCAAGCGCGAGTTCGTGGTGAAGCACACGCGAATCAGCGCGTTCTACGGCACACAGCTCGAACAGTTGCTGCAGTTGCTGGGCGCCAGAACCCTGATCGTCGCCGGAGTCGCCACCCACTCAGTCGTCGAAAGCACAGTGCGTGACGCCGCCGATCGTGGGTTTGACGTCTGGGTCGCAGCCGATGCCTGCGCCGCGGCGGATCGCAACGTCCATCTGGCATCGCTGGCGAGCATGGGCCTGATTGCTACGGTGACCGAGGCCGACCGTGCGCTTGAGAAGTTTCGTGGGGAGGCATGTACATGACGGATACGGACATTCGAACCCAAACGCGTCTCGACGGAAAGATCGCCATCGTGACTGGTGCAACCCAGGGCCTCGGTGCGGATATCGCACGCTCACTGGCCAAGGCTGGTGCGCAGGTGTTTCTGGTTGGCCGCGGGCGCGCCGCGGGTGAAGCGGTGGCGGCGGAGATTGGACCGGTGGCCACCTTTGTCGAGACCGACATCACCGACGATGGTGCGATCGACGCCTGCATCAAACAGGTGATCCAGCGTTTTGGGCGTCTCGACCTGCTGGTGAACAATGCCTGCAGTTACGACGATCAGGGCTTGGCATCTTCCCGGGCGCAGTGGCTGAGTACGCTCAACGTAAACCTGGTCTCCGCCGCGATATTCACGCAGAAGGCGGCCGAGCGGATGACGCGGGGCGGTGTCGTGATCAACTTGGGCAGTACAGGGGGAAAGTTTGGTGCTGACGGGCGGGCGATCTATCCCGCATCAAAGGCAGCGATCATCCAGGTCACGAAGAATTTCGCCGTTACGCTGGCGCCGCTGGGAGTCCGGGTGCTGTCGGTATCGCCGGCTTGGACCTGGTCGCCGGCAGTCGAGCGCATGAGCGGTGGTTCAACCGCGGTGGCGGATGCGGTGGGCGCGCACTTCCATCCGCTCGGTCGTGTGGGCCGTGGTGAAGAGATCGGCCGCGTGATCGCATTTGCAGCCAGCGAAGAGGCCTCATGGATGACAGGGTCGGATCTGTCCGTCGATGGTGGCTTCTCCATTCTCGGGCCCGATCAGGGGATCTCTCCGCGAACCTGGTTCGACCGGTTGGCAAACGGGGATGCGGACAAGGGCGGATGATGGCTGCCGCTTAAAGGATTCGGGGCGAAGGTGATGATTCACCTTCGCCCCGAATGGTTCACGGGAAGACGTTCCGACTCATGCGTTTGCCGCGACGGCCACTTTGTCTGGCGCCGTGTTGCTGTTCGTGCGCAGATTCAGGATGTTCGTTTCATCCTTATCGGGTGACGCATAGCGGCCGCGATAGAACAGCAGCGGCGCGCGGTCGTCGACATGCAGCTTGCGCACCCGTCCGACCAGGATCAGATGATCGCCGCCGTCGTACTGGTGCGCGGTGCTGCATTCGAACACGGCCGCGCAACCCGGGAGCAGCGGAATGCCGTCGATGCCTTGGGCGGTGTCGACGCCGTTGAACTTGTCGCCCGCGCCGCGCGCAAAGCGGTCTGACAGCGCCTGTTGGTTGCTGGCAAGCACATGGATCGCGAAGCCACTTGCCTGGGTAAAGGCGGGCAGGCTGTACGAGCGTTTTGCCAGGCTCCACAGCACGAGCGGCGGATCGAGTGACACCGATGCGAAGCTGTTGACCGTGACCCCGACGGGCTGCCCTTCTGCGTCCGTCGTGGTGATGATGGTGACACCGGTGGCGAAGTGCCCCAGCGCGTCGCGGAGTTCTCGTGAGTCGATCATTGTGTCCTCCATCAGAACTTCATGCCCATACTGAACGAGAGCCAGTCCTGCCCCATATACACTTCGGTCAGACTGTCGGGTGCGGCCC from Parazoarcus communis encodes the following:
- a CDS encoding aromatic ring-hydroxylating dioxygenase subunit alpha translates to MTLSLEVLASCVRADSVHKRVYTDPEIFALEMERIYGQAWIYVGHESQVPKTGDYHTTRIGDQDVIMVRAADGKVHVVYNRCPHKGAKVVADGEGCTGKFFRCPYHAWTFKLDGSHLSAPLKSGLEGTCYDPSHPDFSMKKVARVEIYRGFVFACQAAEGPDLKAFLGGVISSIDNLCDRSPVGEVEVAGGSFKVMQSSNWKVFYENLHDTMHARITHESSYVAAREEAKTLGEMPFELLIMDGNGEPYEFWEKLELRAYPNGHGYMEAIFDPAAATRDPVSRAHFSSLSEAYGEARAREIMGMNRHNTILYGSGSPHTVFQQFRKIIPISVDHTMIEIQTFRLKGAPQAVFDRALTYANLINSPSSNVMPDDVEVYKRCQEGNRTNGGDWVSLHRYLGTDLETPDGWVSTNGTSELPMRNQFAAWKQYMLNPPAVTGAGQLQSNMEDGHATA
- a CDS encoding aromatic-ring-hydroxylating dioxygenase subunit beta — its product is MAMQLLDRTIDVSTSPVTPASISAEQQRAVELFLFHEVRLLDERRFSEWLALWSEDGRYWVPRFHDQLNPFEQISLFWEDRMLREVRVRRVENARNWSQQPPTRSAHVIGNITIEGADAAGNLIVRSTFQLTEWRSEQRQLAGVVFHKLAAVDDGWEIVLKRVNLVNCDAVFANLEVFI
- a CDS encoding isochorismatase family protein produces the protein MNTTPVVLALHYQNDVLHPDGRIRIGLGDQDPAREALIAAAGRLLAGARADGWPLIHVRIAFRPDYADLARNTPIFRRTEEIGAVRDGEWGAGFFDTLAPVESKREFVVKHTRISAFYGTQLEQLLQLLGARTLIVAGVATHSVVESTVRDAADRGFDVWVAADACAAADRNVHLASLASMGLIATVTEADRALEKFRGEACT
- a CDS encoding SDR family oxidoreductase, whose product is MTDTDIRTQTRLDGKIAIVTGATQGLGADIARSLAKAGAQVFLVGRGRAAGEAVAAEIGPVATFVETDITDDGAIDACIKQVIQRFGRLDLLVNNACSYDDQGLASSRAQWLSTLNVNLVSAAIFTQKAAERMTRGGVVINLGSTGGKFGADGRAIYPASKAAIIQVTKNFAVTLAPLGVRVLSVSPAWTWSPAVERMSGGSTAVADAVGAHFHPLGRVGRGEEIGRVIAFAASEEASWMTGSDLSVDGGFSILGPDQGISPRTWFDRLANGDADKGG
- a CDS encoding flavin reductase family protein; translated protein: MIDSRELRDALGHFATGVTIITTTDAEGQPVGVTVNSFASVSLDPPLVLWSLAKRSYSLPAFTQASGFAIHVLASNQQALSDRFARGAGDKFNGVDTAQGIDGIPLLPGCAAVFECSTAHQYDGGDHLILVGRVRKLHVDDRAPLLFYRGRYASPDKDETNILNLRTNSNTAPDKVAVAANA